In Deltaproteobacteria bacterium, a single window of DNA contains:
- a CDS encoding RsbRD N-terminal domain-containing protein encodes MKLKEFLIQHEVAIVKRWADFIFGTYPAETTQFLKKEKNRFDNPVAYQVNEGLKGLYKALVHDMEAEELNKHLDEIIRIRAIQDFSPAQAVAFIFLLKNVIREQFQEHFKGEVRIDQLSQDCFEFESRIDGLALLGFNVYMNRREQLHKIRLEEVRNKVSGLLRRTGMTIDYH; translated from the coding sequence ATGAAGTTAAAAGAATTCTTAATTCAACATGAAGTGGCCATCGTGAAAAGGTGGGCTGACTTCATCTTTGGAACTTACCCTGCGGAAACCACCCAGTTTCTAAAGAAGGAGAAGAACCGCTTTGATAATCCCGTAGCCTATCAGGTCAACGAAGGGTTAAAGGGCCTATATAAAGCCCTGGTTCACGACATGGAGGCGGAGGAATTAAATAAACATCTGGACGAAATCATCCGCATCCGGGCTATCCAAGATTTTTCTCCGGCTCAGGCCGTGGCCTTTATCTTTTTGCTCAAAAATGTGATACGGGAGCAGTTCCAGGAGCATTTTAAGGGAGAAGTTCGTATCGATCAGCTCTCCCAGGACTGTTTTGAATTTGAATCCCGTATAGATGGCTTGGCCCTGCTCGGCTTTAACGTCTATATGAACCGCCGGGAGCAGTTACACAAGATTAGATTGGAAGAGGTGAGGAATAAGGTAAGCGGTTTATTACGCAGAACCGGGATGACCATCGACTATCATTAG
- the rapZ gene encoding RNase adapter RapZ produces MDIQIEHPVVIITGLSGSGKSTALRALEDIGFFCVDNLPLRLLPKFLQLQSRVHQDDLKVALVMDVRTEDFLSHHESVFRRLRDKGFHLYLIFLEASDEVLIRRFSQTRRQHPLAEQEPIVKALEEERQKLSSLRETATRVIDTSFLTSHQLRELMTQEFKHMPSSPRLHLHLISFGFKYGLPPEADIVMDVRFLPNPYFVKELSEMTGNHPPVQDFVLNKEETRTFIERFFPLLDYLLPHYHKEGKTHLTIALGCSGGQHRSVVITNALKEHLSQHNFLITINHRDISRG; encoded by the coding sequence ATTGACATTCAGATCGAACATCCAGTGGTGATTATTACCGGCCTCTCGGGGTCGGGAAAGAGTACTGCATTGCGGGCCTTGGAGGACATCGGCTTCTTCTGTGTCGACAATCTGCCCCTGCGGCTTTTGCCTAAATTTTTACAACTACAATCCCGCGTTCACCAGGATGATTTAAAAGTGGCGCTGGTGATGGATGTTCGCACCGAGGATTTTCTTTCCCACCATGAGTCCGTCTTCCGCCGCTTGCGGGATAAAGGCTTCCATCTTTATCTAATCTTCCTCGAGGCTTCTGATGAGGTCTTGATCCGCCGTTTCAGTCAGACCCGGCGACAACATCCCCTGGCGGAACAAGAGCCCATCGTCAAGGCCTTAGAAGAAGAACGGCAGAAACTAAGCAGCTTGCGGGAAACCGCTACCCGGGTGATCGACACTTCCTTTCTCACCAGTCACCAATTGCGCGAACTGATGACCCAGGAATTTAAACACATGCCGTCCAGTCCGCGGCTGCACCTCCACCTCATCTCTTTCGGCTTCAAATATGGCCTGCCGCCCGAGGCGGACATCGTTATGGATGTCCGTTTCTTGCCCAATCCCTATTTTGTTAAGGAACTCAGTGAAATGACGGGTAATCATCCCCCGGTCCAGGACTTTGTCCTGAATAAGGAAGAGACCCGCACTTTCATAGAACGTTTTTTCCCGTTGCTGGACTATCTTCTGCCTCACTATCATAAAGAAGGCAAAACCCATCTGACCATCGCCTTAGGATGCTCTGGAGGACAACATCGGTCGGTGGTCATCACCAACGCCCTTAAAGAACATTTGAGTCAACATAATTTTCTGATTACCATAAATCACCGTGACATCTCTCGAGGATAG
- the dsrM gene encoding sulfate reduction electron transfer complex DsrMKJOP subunit DsrM gives MTDFFKLHFFIPLGIVLALVIIPYVGYLANQQLVLGVVVPYLAVLIFLEGLIYRVIKWARSPVPFRIPTTCAQNRTLPWIKKNLGEKLDNPETTLHVIGRMALEVLLFRSLFRNLTTKLLRPADHPEDARLFYWSNKWLWLGAIAFHYTFLIVLLRHLRFFTAQPPGFVQTIESVDGWFQIYQPTVYLTGIILLVALSYLLLRRVFNPSMRYISLASDYFPLFLILAIGTTGILMRYFFKVDITAVKQLALGLVTFKPVVPAGIGVIFYIHLFLVSVLFAYFPYSKLLHMAGVFLSPTRNLASNNRWVRHINPWNYPVKYHPYIEHEDKYREAMKEVGLPVEKE, from the coding sequence ATGACCGATTTCTTTAAGCTTCATTTCTTTATCCCGCTTGGCATAGTGCTAGCATTGGTGATAATCCCTTATGTGGGATATCTAGCCAACCAGCAACTGGTTTTAGGGGTGGTGGTGCCCTATCTGGCCGTGCTGATTTTCTTAGAAGGCTTGATTTATCGGGTCATCAAGTGGGCCCGCTCACCGGTGCCTTTCCGTATCCCTACCACCTGCGCCCAGAACCGTACTCTTCCCTGGATCAAAAAAAATCTGGGAGAGAAATTGGATAATCCAGAGACTACCTTGCATGTTATTGGTCGGATGGCCCTCGAAGTCCTACTGTTCCGCAGTCTTTTCAGGAACCTGACCACTAAATTATTAAGGCCGGCCGATCATCCGGAGGATGCCAGGTTATTTTATTGGTCCAACAAATGGCTCTGGCTGGGAGCCATCGCCTTTCACTACACCTTCCTGATCGTCCTGCTCCGTCACCTCAGGTTTTTCACTGCTCAGCCCCCGGGTTTTGTCCAAACTATTGAAAGTGTGGACGGCTGGTTCCAGATCTACCAACCCACGGTCTATCTGACCGGCATCATCCTGTTGGTGGCTTTGAGTTATCTACTGCTTCGCCGGGTATTTAATCCCAGTATGCGTTATATCTCCTTGGCCAGCGACTATTTCCCATTATTTCTGATCCTGGCCATCGGTACTACCGGGATCCTGATGCGCTATTTTTTCAAGGTGGATATTACTGCGGTGAAGCAATTGGCACTAGGGTTGGTAACTTTTAAACCCGTGGTGCCGGCCGGTATCGGGGTGATATTTTATATCCATCTATTTCTGGTTAGCGTGCTATTTGCCTACTTCCCGTACAGCAAACTGTTACATATGGCCGGGGTTTTTCTCAGCCCGACGCGCAACCTGGCCAGTAATAACCGCTGGGTCCGACATATCAATCCTTGGAATTACCCGGTAAAATACCATCCTTATATTGAGCACGAAGATAAATACCGTGAAGCTATGAAAGAGGTTGGCTTGCCGGTGGAAAAGGAGTAA
- the raiA gene encoding ribosome-associated translation inhibitor RaiA: protein MQISVTFRHVDPSEALKNYAIKKVGKLKKYLDGPVEAHVVLGTEKFRHQADITITSNSLKIKGKEETADMYSAIDMAMEKIEKQVRRLRDKPRHNKSYPNIKTMAALSDMLPGEMAAEDLPPVVHIEQVEAKPMDLEEAILQLNQVNEDILVFSNIQTAAINILYRRRDGSYGLIEPGLG from the coding sequence ATGCAAATTTCGGTTACCTTCCGGCATGTTGACCCCTCAGAGGCCTTGAAAAATTATGCTATCAAGAAGGTCGGCAAGCTCAAAAAGTACTTGGATGGTCCGGTTGAAGCCCATGTGGTGTTGGGAACCGAGAAATTTCGCCACCAGGCAGATATTACCATTACCAGTAATAGCCTGAAAATTAAAGGCAAAGAAGAAACTGCTGATATGTACTCGGCCATCGATATGGCCATGGAGAAAATCGAAAAGCAGGTCCGACGGTTACGGGATAAGCCACGCCACAACAAGTCTTATCCGAATATCAAGACCATGGCCGCGCTGTCCGATATGCTCCCGGGGGAGATGGCTGCCGAGGACCTCCCTCCGGTGGTTCACATCGAGCAGGTCGAAGCCAAACCCATGGACCTGGAAGAGGCCATTTTGCAGCTAAATCAGGTTAATGAAGATATCCTGGTTTTCAGCAACATCCAGACCGCGGCGATAAATATTCTCTACCGCCGTCGGGATGGCAGTTATGGACTGATTGAACCCGGATTAGGCTGA
- the rpoN gene encoding RNA polymerase factor sigma-54: MALEIKQSLKLTQQLIMTPQLQQAIKLLQLSRLELLAAINQELETNPILEEVLSEEDQGSKSWELGEENVPEKGSNNNEEVPLPEVTVENRVREDFEWGAYLEDKISPPMRHEYEERETPSFENVYRQEISLKSHLLSQLQLAEFSDQEKYLGTLIIGNLDEDGYLRATVEDLAREAQADPEEVEAVLREVQEFDPVGVAARDLKECLLIQVRVHDFQNPLIEPIIVHHLRHLENKNYLAIAQDLKTTLEEVSQAVELITQLEPKPGRSFDHAESRHINPDIFVYKMGDDYVVTLNDDGLPRLRVSSFYQAALTGQPDIPETTRNYIQSRLKSAVWFIKSIQQRQRTIYRVSKSIVNFQRQFLDQGIAHLKPLTLRQVAEDVQLHESTISRVTTNKYMHTPQGVFELKFFFNSGITRTHGDQVASESVKEKIRQIVQSEDGERPYSDQDIADMLKDSNILIARRTVAKYREMLGLLSSNKRKKPTWRKNSEPRNPLS, encoded by the coding sequence ATGGCGCTGGAGATCAAACAGAGTCTGAAACTCACCCAGCAACTGATCATGACCCCCCAGTTGCAGCAGGCCATAAAATTGCTGCAACTTTCTCGCCTGGAATTACTGGCCGCCATCAATCAAGAACTGGAGACCAATCCCATATTAGAAGAAGTCTTGTCTGAGGAAGATCAAGGATCAAAATCTTGGGAATTAGGGGAAGAAAATGTTCCTGAGAAGGGCAGCAATAATAATGAAGAGGTCCCACTTCCGGAAGTGACCGTAGAGAATCGGGTGCGGGAAGATTTTGAATGGGGAGCTTACCTGGAGGATAAAATCTCGCCTCCCATGCGGCACGAATACGAAGAGCGTGAAACCCCGTCCTTTGAAAATGTTTACCGGCAAGAAATTTCCCTGAAATCACATCTCTTGTCGCAATTACAATTGGCCGAATTTAGCGATCAGGAGAAATATCTGGGGACCCTGATTATTGGCAACCTGGACGAAGATGGTTACCTGAGGGCTACCGTAGAAGATCTTGCCCGGGAAGCTCAAGCCGACCCCGAGGAAGTGGAAGCAGTCTTAAGAGAAGTGCAGGAGTTCGATCCGGTGGGGGTGGCTGCCCGGGATCTGAAAGAGTGTCTGTTGATTCAGGTCCGCGTTCACGATTTCCAAAATCCTTTGATCGAGCCGATCATTGTCCATCACCTGCGGCACCTGGAGAATAAAAATTACCTGGCCATTGCCCAGGACTTAAAAACCACCCTGGAGGAGGTGTCCCAGGCGGTGGAACTCATTACCCAACTCGAACCCAAGCCTGGTCGCAGTTTTGATCATGCTGAGAGTCGCCATATTAATCCCGATATCTTTGTGTATAAAATGGGCGATGATTATGTGGTAACTTTAAATGATGACGGACTGCCTCGACTGCGGGTAAGTTCCTTTTATCAAGCGGCGCTGACTGGCCAGCCGGATATTCCCGAGACCACCAGGAATTACATTCAGAGCCGTCTCAAATCCGCAGTCTGGTTTATCAAAAGCATCCAGCAACGGCAAAGAACCATCTATCGGGTGAGTAAAAGTATTGTCAATTTCCAACGCCAATTTTTAGACCAAGGGATCGCCCATCTCAAACCATTAACCCTCCGCCAGGTGGCGGAAGATGTCCAATTGCATGAATCCACTATCAGTCGGGTGACTACCAATAAATACATGCATACTCCCCAGGGGGTATTTGAGCTGAAATTCTTCTTTAACAGCGGCATTACCCGAACCCACGGAGATCAGGTGGCCTCAGAAAGTGTCAAGGAGAAGATTCGCCAGATCGTCCAGTCTGAGGATGGGGAACGTCCTTATAGCGATCAAGATATTGCTGATATGCTGAAGGATTCCAATATCTTGATCGCCCGACGGACCGTGGCCAAATATCGAGAGATGTTGGGACTGCTCTCTTCCAACAAACGCAAAAAACCGACCTGGCGCAAGAATAGCGAGCCCCGGAATCCTCTATCCTGA
- a CDS encoding PTS sugar transporter subunit IIA, whose product MKVIDLLDKNRIIADLQARDKRGAVEELAATLVTQDKTLSQAKVVEVLLERERLGSTGIGDNIAIPHGKLKNLSQLIISFGRSREGVNFDSMDGKPTHLFFLLIAPENSVGVHLRALAKISRMLKNPSFRQKLMDAPGPEEIYQLIAEEDALLG is encoded by the coding sequence ATGAAAGTTATTGATCTATTGGATAAAAACCGCATTATCGCAGACTTGCAAGCCAGAGATAAACGGGGGGCAGTGGAGGAACTGGCGGCCACTTTAGTAACCCAAGATAAAACCTTATCCCAGGCCAAAGTGGTCGAAGTGCTGCTGGAGCGAGAACGGTTGGGGAGCACTGGTATCGGCGATAATATCGCCATTCCCCATGGCAAATTAAAAAATCTATCGCAACTGATCATCAGTTTCGGGCGCAGCCGGGAAGGCGTCAACTTTGATTCCATGGATGGCAAGCCGACCCATCTTTTTTTCCTGTTGATTGCCCCGGAAAACTCGGTAGGTGTTCATCTCCGGGCCTTAGCCAAGATTTCCCGGATGTTAAAAAACCCTAGCTTTCGGCAGAAGCTGATGGACGCCCCGGGCCCTGAAGAGATCTACCAGTTAATTGCCGAAGAGGATGCATTGCTGGGGTAG
- a CDS encoding methyltransferase has translation MVDERCRGFEELMRLARGFQASKIFMVACDLEVFSHLSFPAVVQDLAERLKVNARALEMVLNALTGLGILVKEGEAFRNGELAERYLVAGHENYRGAIFKHLHHTWEGWSDLGPVVVTGSPRDIDPARWVEVHDEAREEEIDDFIWGMEAVARDQVPAALAQLDLSQVANLLDLGGGPGTYAIAFVQRYPHLRATVFDLPRPITIAQENIRRHGVDERIQTRAGNFLKDDIGQGYDFIWMANILHSHSEAQCQFLIGKAAKALMPGGQLAVVDFFLNDDGYSPLSAALFGVHMLAVTAAGRAYKHSEVADWMQAAGFSPPELRRINENSSFLIGAKEK, from the coding sequence ATGGTAGATGAGCGCTGCAGGGGATTTGAGGAGCTGATGCGCCTAGCCCGGGGCTTCCAGGCCTCGAAAATATTCATGGTGGCCTGTGATCTGGAGGTCTTCAGTCATCTGTCGTTTCCGGCCGTGGTTCAGGATCTGGCGGAACGGTTAAAGGTCAATGCCCGGGCTCTGGAGATGGTGCTCAATGCCCTGACCGGCTTGGGCATTTTGGTCAAAGAGGGCGAAGCCTTCCGCAATGGCGAATTGGCCGAGCGTTACCTGGTGGCCGGTCACGAAAACTATCGCGGGGCAATTTTCAAGCATCTGCACCATACCTGGGAAGGCTGGTCTGACCTGGGGCCAGTGGTGGTCACCGGTTCGCCCCGGGATATTGATCCGGCCCGATGGGTCGAGGTTCATGATGAGGCCCGCGAGGAGGAAATTGACGATTTCATCTGGGGGATGGAGGCGGTGGCTCGCGATCAGGTACCGGCGGCGCTGGCCCAACTGGATCTTTCCCAGGTGGCCAATCTGCTGGATCTGGGCGGCGGTCCAGGCACTTATGCTATTGCCTTTGTCCAGCGCTACCCCCACCTCCGGGCTACCGTGTTCGACCTTCCCCGGCCCATTACCATTGCCCAAGAGAACATTCGCCGTCATGGGGTCGATGAGCGGATCCAGACCAGAGCGGGGAACTTCCTTAAAGACGACATCGGCCAGGGCTACGACTTCATCTGGATGGCCAACATTCTCCACAGCCACAGTGAGGCCCAGTGTCAGTTCCTGATCGGCAAGGCGGCCAAGGCCCTGATGCCGGGGGGCCAGCTAGCGGTAGTGGACTTTTTCCTTAATGATGATGGCTATTCCCCGTTGAGCGCCGCCCTGTTCGGGGTCCATATGCTGGCGGTAACCGCGGCGGGCCGGGCCTATAAACATTCCGAAGTGGCTGACTGGATGCAAGCAGCTGGCTTCAGTCCTCCCGAGCTCAGGCGGATCAACGAAAATTCCAGTTTTTTAATCGGCGCCAAAGAGAAATAA
- the tatC gene encoding twin-arginine translocase subunit TatC yields MPFLQHLEELRRRLIISLIALIIGMAVAWPFSLSALRVIQRPLTQPSLIKQVHHSLTTLVKEKFPDLAERFNIDPPELAVASRKLNYMAPLEPFFVQMKIALILGIVLSLPVILYQVWLFISPGLHAHEKRYVYLFVPIGTLAFILGDLFFLYLVWPVIVAFSLAYESETLFAMLNLSQYVNFSLRLLLLFGLVFELPLILLVLARIGLVRAEFLARHRRVAILLSAVVAAFHADVMTMIMIALPLYGMYELSIVVVRLLGGPHSRAAGIENPPESTSKHS; encoded by the coding sequence ATGCCGTTTCTGCAGCATCTGGAGGAGTTGCGCCGTCGACTGATCATTTCGCTGATCGCCCTAATTATTGGCATGGCCGTGGCTTGGCCCTTTTCGCTTTCCGCTCTGCGGGTCATCCAACGTCCCCTAACCCAGCCCTCCCTGATCAAGCAGGTGCACCATTCCCTGACCACCCTGGTAAAGGAGAAATTTCCGGACCTTGCCGAGCGTTTTAATATCGACCCCCCGGAACTGGCCGTCGCCTCTCGTAAGCTTAATTATATGGCCCCCTTAGAGCCTTTTTTTGTCCAGATGAAGATTGCTCTGATCCTGGGAATTGTGCTCTCTTTGCCAGTCATTCTCTACCAGGTCTGGCTGTTCATTTCCCCCGGCTTGCATGCCCATGAGAAAAGATATGTCTACCTCTTTGTACCCATCGGGACCTTGGCCTTTATTCTGGGTGACCTGTTTTTCCTCTATCTGGTTTGGCCGGTAATCGTCGCTTTCTCATTGGCTTATGAAAGTGAGACGCTCTTTGCCATGCTCAATCTGAGCCAGTATGTCAACTTCAGTCTGCGCCTGCTATTGCTTTTCGGTCTGGTCTTCGAATTGCCCCTGATCCTGCTGGTGTTGGCCCGCATTGGCCTGGTGAGGGCGGAGTTTCTGGCCAGACATCGGCGGGTGGCGATTCTGCTCAGTGCCGTAGTGGCGGCCTTCCATGCCGATGTCATGACCATGATCATGATAGCCCTGCCGCTTTATGGCATGTATGAGCTCAGTATTGTGGTGGTGCGGCTCTTAGGCGGCCCCCATAGCCGGGCGGCGGGTATCGAAAACCCCCCGGAGTCAACCTCCAAGCATTCTTGA
- a CDS encoding PTS fructose transporter subunit IIA produces the protein MIGVLIVTHHPLAEALLSTCDLILGHLDRVLAVSLDPGAAPENSRRQIAEAMAQINDGQGVLILTDMFGGTPSNLSLSFLKNGQIEVVTGVNLPMLMQLAQIRQAANLNLHEAALALKQSGQRGISVASEVLSQK, from the coding sequence ATGATCGGAGTTCTGATCGTTACTCATCATCCCCTGGCGGAGGCGTTGTTATCAACCTGTGATCTGATCCTGGGCCATCTGGACAGAGTCTTGGCCGTTTCTCTAGATCCCGGTGCTGCCCCAGAAAATTCCCGCCGACAGATAGCCGAGGCCATGGCCCAGATTAATGATGGTCAGGGTGTTCTGATACTTACCGACATGTTTGGCGGGACTCCGTCCAATCTAAGCCTGTCGTTTCTCAAAAATGGTCAGATAGAGGTAGTTACCGGAGTCAATCTGCCCATGCTGATGCAATTGGCCCAGATTCGTCAGGCTGCCAATCTGAACCTGCATGAGGCCGCGCTGGCCCTGAAGCAATCCGGTCAGCGAGGCATCTCGGTAGCCAGCGAAGTGCTTTCCCAGAAATGA
- the rimI gene encoding ribosomal protein S18-alanine N-acetyltransferase, giving the protein MTGVIPVAFRPATASDVDAIWAIEQVSFPSPWPRFSFWEELRNPISHVLVAGSPPYSEEIWGYVVYWLVADEMHILNLAVHPAYRRQGIARRLLQEALHRARGLGARQAWLEVRPSNQAAQSLYHSLGFKPVATRKRYYHNTGEDALILALIWE; this is encoded by the coding sequence ATGACCGGAGTCATTCCGGTAGCCTTTCGACCAGCCACAGCCTCAGATGTGGACGCCATCTGGGCGATCGAACAGGTATCCTTTCCCAGTCCCTGGCCACGTTTTAGCTTTTGGGAAGAACTGCGGAACCCTATTTCTCATGTCTTGGTAGCCGGTTCGCCGCCTTATTCAGAGGAGATCTGGGGTTATGTGGTTTACTGGCTGGTGGCGGATGAAATGCATATCCTTAACCTGGCGGTCCACCCGGCATACCGCCGTCAAGGCATTGCCCGCCGCTTGCTCCAGGAGGCATTGCATCGGGCCCGGGGCCTGGGGGCCAGGCAGGCCTGGCTGGAGGTGCGTCCCTCGAACCAGGCAGCCCAGTCACTCTATCATTCCCTCGGTTTCAAGCCCGTAGCCACCCGCAAACGTTATTATCACAATACCGGAGAAGATGCCCTTATTCTGGCTTTAATCTGGGAATAA
- a CDS encoding DUF2784 domain-containing protein, translating into MAYRFLAEVIVIIHLAFVVFVLLGGFLVLKSKRAAWLHLPAVLWAAAVEFTGWVCPLTPLENWLRQQAGGAAYHSGFVAHYLLPCLYPTFLTRHLQILLGCMVLALNLVIYGWVTKKAA; encoded by the coding sequence ATGGCGTATCGATTCCTCGCCGAGGTCATTGTCATAATCCACTTGGCCTTTGTGGTTTTCGTCCTTCTGGGTGGATTTCTGGTCCTTAAATCAAAGCGAGCCGCCTGGCTGCACTTGCCCGCGGTGCTGTGGGCGGCGGCAGTTGAATTTACCGGTTGGGTCTGTCCGCTCACGCCCCTGGAGAACTGGCTGCGCCAGCAGGCTGGGGGGGCGGCGTACCATTCCGGCTTTGTGGCCCACTATCTGCTTCCCTGCCTGTATCCGACCTTTTTGACCCGTCACCTACAGATCCTTCTTGGCTGTATGGTCTTGGCGCTCAACTTGGTTATCTATGGCTGGGTGACAAAAAAGGCGGCCTGA
- a CDS encoding glutamine--tRNA ligase/YqeY domain fusion protein, producing MTTPDQNPPTNFIRQIIAADLKANKNQGRVVTRFPPEPNGYLHIGHAKSICLNFGLAKEFGGVCNLRFDDTNPSKEEMEYVESIKADVRWLGFDWGDRLFYASDYFEQLYQYAVQLVKAGKAYVCSLSPEQIRRYRGTLTEPGRDSPYRNRTIAENLNLLERMRAGEFPEGTHVLRAKIDMSHPNLHMRDPVLYRILHASHHRTGDRWCIYPLYDFAHCLSDSLEGITHSLCTLEFEDNRILYDWILDELEVECHPQQIEFARLNLTYTVLSKRKLLQLVNEGYVSGWNDPRMPTLAGMRRRGFSPESIRNFCERIGVGKRENLVDLELLEYCVREDLNKRAPRVMVVLRPLRVVIDNYPADRVEELEAINNPEDPSMGTRRVPFSRVLYIERDDFMEDPPKKFYRLAPGREVRLRYAYFIKCTEVIKDERTGEIIELRCTYDPQTRGGYAPDGRPVKATLHWVSVAHAFPAEVRLYDRLFSKPNPGEVQDGDFRACLNPNSLEIIAAAQLEPSLAAATPGSFYQFERLGYFCVDPVDATAGAPIFNRTVTLRDTWAKVQKAQQRGG from the coding sequence ATGACCACCCCCGATCAAAATCCACCCACCAACTTTATTCGCCAGATCATTGCCGCAGATCTGAAGGCCAATAAGAATCAGGGCCGGGTGGTAACCCGATTTCCCCCGGAACCGAACGGCTACCTGCATATCGGGCACGCCAAATCCATCTGCCTGAACTTCGGTCTGGCAAAGGAATTCGGCGGGGTCTGCAACCTGCGATTTGACGATACCAACCCCAGCAAAGAGGAAATGGAATATGTGGAATCAATTAAGGCGGACGTCCGCTGGCTGGGATTCGATTGGGGGGATCGGCTGTTTTACGCCTCGGATTACTTTGAGCAGCTCTATCAATATGCCGTGCAGTTAGTCAAAGCTGGCAAGGCCTATGTTTGCAGCTTGAGCCCGGAGCAGATCCGACGGTACCGCGGCACCTTGACCGAGCCGGGGCGGGACAGCCCCTATCGGAACCGTACGATTGCGGAAAATCTGAATTTATTGGAGCGCATGCGGGCCGGGGAATTCCCAGAGGGAACCCATGTGCTGCGCGCCAAAATTGACATGAGCCATCCCAATCTCCATATGCGGGACCCGGTGCTGTATCGGATATTACATGCCTCCCATCACCGTACCGGCGATAGGTGGTGTATTTATCCCCTGTATGATTTTGCCCATTGCCTGTCAGATTCCCTGGAAGGCATCACCCATTCGCTCTGCACCCTGGAATTTGAAGACAACCGCATCCTGTATGACTGGATTCTGGATGAACTGGAAGTCGAATGTCATCCGCAGCAGATCGAGTTCGCCCGTCTCAATCTCACTTACACGGTGCTGAGTAAGCGCAAGCTGCTACAACTGGTGAACGAGGGTTATGTCAGTGGCTGGAACGACCCCCGCATGCCCACCCTGGCGGGGATGCGCCGACGGGGCTTCAGCCCTGAATCCATCCGCAACTTTTGTGAGCGCATCGGCGTCGGCAAAAGGGAAAATCTGGTGGACCTGGAACTTTTGGAATACTGCGTTCGGGAGGATTTGAACAAACGGGCCCCGCGGGTGATGGTAGTCCTGCGGCCCTTGCGGGTGGTCATCGACAACTATCCCGCGGACCGGGTGGAAGAATTAGAGGCCATCAACAACCCCGAGGATCCCAGCATGGGGACCCGGCGGGTGCCCTTTTCCCGGGTGCTTTACATCGAACGCGATGATTTTATGGAAGACCCCCCGAAAAAGTTCTACCGGCTGGCCCCGGGACGGGAAGTCCGCCTGAGATACGCTTATTTCATTAAATGTACAGAGGTGATTAAAGATGAGCGAACCGGGGAAATCATCGAATTGCGCTGTACCTATGATCCGCAAACCCGTGGTGGTTATGCCCCGGATGGGCGGCCGGTCAAGGCTACCTTGCACTGGGTGTCGGTGGCCCACGCCTTTCCGGCCGAAGTCCGTCTCTATGATCGGCTGTTTTCCAAACCCAACCCGGGCGAGGTTCAGGATGGCGATTTTAGGGCCTGTTTAAACCCGAATTCGTTGGAGATCATCGCCGCAGCCCAGCTGGAACCGAGTCTGGCCGCCGCTACCCCTGGAAGTTTCTATCAGTTCGAGCGATTGGGCTATTTCTGCGTGGATCCGGTTGATGCCACCGCCGGTGCCCCCATATTCAATCGGACGGTGACCTTGCGGGATACCTGGGCCAAGGTTCAGAAGGCCCAGCAGCGCGGTGGGTAA